From the genome of Deinococcus sp. AJ005, one region includes:
- a CDS encoding pitrilysin family protein, which yields MSSRPMRFTAALLLSSLLLTSAPASMGWAQTTPTTAATMTLPAGVKFVTEVEGIREYRLPNGLHVLLFPDTSAATFTLNVTYKVGSRSENYGETGMAHLLEHLLFKGTPTSGNILESLGKRGADFNGTTSEDRTNYFETMTNSADNLTWALGMEADRMVNSKIAQTDLNTEMTVVRNEFESGENSPFGLLYKQVRSVAYDWHNYGNTAIGNRSDVENVPIKRLQDFYKKYYQPDNAVLTLAGNFDPEVALAQIAKDFGPIRKPWRTLPAEYTVENPQDGERSVTVRRVGDERILLTAYHMPSIRHPDMPALLVLDQILADEPAGRLYKALVQTKQATAIGSLTNTASDPGLLMYAAVLGKDDDTAPAQATLIKSLEEAGNTAFTDEDVARVRTRVVGSYEQLLSKPEQVGVTLSEYIAAGDWRLLFKLRDELEKVTAADVTRVAGIYLKPTNRTLGMFVPTPEPDRVTVTAAPSADELLKGYIGRAAQTAGENIPPEPAAIEARTVRSEVAGAKVALLSKKTRGERIEFVMNLDFGNAQTVKDGGDAADFIAPLLTRGSKDLTRQQLNDRLEAIKTQLSVSGGASGASVRVSTDRTHLAEALELVKKVLREPVFPQADFDELKKGAIDGAESGRGDPQAVASQALARAFAQPGAKRGDLGYVSTLDESIEDTRAVTLDQVKDYYSKVWGAAQVQVAAVGDFDPQTITAALPGILDGFGSGVKYERVSLPLVTPKAADTVINVPDKANAVYVARLNFPLRDDAADYPALIVAMRIFGSGTDSRLFNRLRQQDGLSYGAGGSVSASSEDQKGSYSAYAIFNPNVTEKVVTAMREELAKALRDGFTPAEVTSAKSAILQESRVARSSDATLVGSLVRQAYLNRTYAFNAELEAKISAVTPEMAKAALNKYVTPENLVVVRAGTFGK from the coding sequence TGTTGCTGTCCTCATTGCTGCTGACCTCCGCCCCTGCTTCAATGGGTTGGGCGCAGACGACCCCGACCACTGCCGCCACCATGACCCTGCCCGCTGGAGTAAAGTTCGTGACCGAGGTGGAGGGCATCCGCGAATATCGCCTGCCCAACGGTCTGCATGTGCTGCTGTTCCCCGATACCTCGGCAGCCACGTTCACGCTGAACGTGACCTACAAGGTGGGCAGCCGCTCCGAGAACTACGGCGAGACGGGCATGGCGCACCTGCTGGAACACCTGCTGTTCAAGGGCACGCCCACCAGCGGCAATATTCTGGAAAGCCTGGGCAAGCGCGGCGCGGATTTTAACGGAACCACCAGCGAGGACCGCACCAACTACTTTGAGACCATGACCAACAGCGCCGACAACCTGACTTGGGCGCTGGGCATGGAGGCGGACCGCATGGTCAACTCGAAGATCGCCCAGACCGATCTGAACACCGAGATGACGGTGGTCCGCAACGAGTTCGAGAGCGGCGAGAACAGCCCATTCGGGTTGCTGTACAAGCAGGTGCGTTCGGTGGCCTACGACTGGCACAACTACGGCAACACGGCCATAGGCAACCGCAGCGACGTGGAAAACGTGCCGATCAAGCGCCTTCAGGACTTTTATAAAAAGTATTACCAGCCCGACAACGCTGTACTGACGCTGGCCGGAAACTTTGACCCGGAGGTGGCGCTGGCACAGATCGCAAAGGACTTTGGCCCGATCCGCAAGCCCTGGCGCACGCTGCCCGCCGAGTACACCGTGGAAAATCCACAGGACGGCGAACGCTCCGTGACCGTGCGCCGCGTGGGAGACGAGCGCATTCTGCTGACCGCCTACCACATGCCCAGCATCCGCCATCCCGATATGCCCGCGCTGCTGGTGCTGGACCAGATTCTGGCCGATGAACCCGCCGGGCGGCTGTATAAGGCGCTGGTGCAGACCAAGCAGGCCACTGCGATTGGCAGCCTGACCAACACCGCCTCCGATCCAGGGCTGTTGATGTACGCCGCCGTGCTGGGCAAGGATGACGACACCGCCCCCGCCCAGGCCACCCTGATCAAATCTCTGGAAGAGGCGGGCAACACGGCCTTTACCGACGAGGACGTGGCCCGCGTCCGCACGCGCGTGGTGGGCAGCTACGAACAACTGCTGTCCAAGCCCGAGCAGGTGGGCGTGACCCTGTCCGAGTACATCGCGGCGGGCGACTGGCGGCTGCTGTTCAAGCTGCGTGACGAGCTGGAAAAGGTGACGGCGGCGGACGTAACCCGTGTGGCGGGCATCTATCTCAAGCCCACCAACCGCACGCTGGGCATGTTCGTCCCGACGCCGGAGCCAGACCGCGTGACGGTGACAGCGGCCCCCAGCGCCGATGAACTTCTGAAAGGCTACATAGGCCGCGCGGCGCAGACAGCGGGCGAGAACATTCCCCCCGAACCCGCCGCCATTGAAGCCCGCACAGTGCGGAGCGAGGTGGCCGGGGCGAAGGTGGCCCTGCTGTCCAAGAAAACGCGCGGCGAGCGCATCGAATTCGTGATGAATCTGGACTTCGGCAACGCGCAGACGGTCAAGGACGGTGGGGACGCCGCCGACTTCATCGCGCCGCTGCTGACGCGTGGGAGCAAAGACCTGACCCGGCAGCAACTGAATGACCGCCTGGAAGCCATCAAAACGCAGCTCAGCGTGTCGGGCGGCGCGTCGGGGGCCAGCGTGCGCGTCAGCACGGACCGCACGCATCTGGCCGAGGCGCTGGAACTGGTCAAGAAGGTGCTGCGCGAACCCGTCTTCCCGCAGGCCGACTTCGACGAGTTGAAGAAGGGGGCAATCGACGGCGCAGAATCCGGGCGCGGTGATCCGCAGGCGGTGGCGAGTCAGGCACTGGCCCGCGCCTTCGCCCAGCCAGGGGCCAAACGCGGCGATCTGGGCTATGTCTCCACGCTGGACGAGTCCATTGAAGACACCAGAGCCGTGACGCTGGATCAGGTCAAGGACTATTACAGCAAGGTCTGGGGCGCGGCACAGGTACAGGTGGCAGCGGTGGGCGACTTCGATCCGCAGACCATCACGGCGGCGCTGCCGGGCATTCTGGATGGGTTTGGGAGCGGCGTGAAGTACGAGCGCGTCTCGCTGCCGCTGGTCACGCCCAAAGCCGCCGATACCGTGATCAACGTGCCAGACAAGGCCAACGCGGTGTATGTGGCCCGCCTCAACTTTCCACTGCGCGACGATGCCGCCGACTACCCGGCGCTGATCGTCGCCATGCGGATTTTCGGTTCGGGTACCGATTCCCGCCTGTTCAACCGGCTGCGGCAGCAGGACGGCCTCAGCTACGGCGCGGGCGGCAGCGTCAGCGCCAGCAGCGAGGACCAGAAAGGCAGTTACAGCGCCTACGCGATCTTCAACCCCAACGTGACCGAGAAAGTCGTGACCGCCATGCGCGAGGAACTGGCGAAAGCGCTGCGGGACGGCTTTACCCCCGCCGAGGTGACTTCCGCCAAATCCGCCATCTTGCAGGAATCCCGCGTGGCCCGCAGCAGTGATGCCACGCTGGTAGGCAGTCTGGTAAGGCAGGCGTACCTGAACCGCACCTACGCCTTCAACGCCGAGCTGGAAGCGAAAATCAGCGCCGTGACGCCGGAAATGGCGAAGGCCGCGCTGAACAAGTACGTGACGCCTGAAAATCTGGTGGTGGTGCGCGCGGGAACATTCGGGAAGTAA